A section of the Lynx canadensis isolate LIC74 chromosome A1, mLynCan4.pri.v2, whole genome shotgun sequence genome encodes:
- the CHAMP1 gene encoding chromosome alignment-maintaining phosphoprotein 1: MEVFQELRKPSARLECDHCSFRGTDYENVQIHMGTIHPEFCDEMDAGGLGKMIFYQKSAKLFHCHKCFFTSKMYSNVYYHITSKHAGPEKWNEKPKTQLSKEADPRKSPPPPEHQKIPSNSAELPKPIPALSIETQKLGPVLSPESPKPAPLSSLEPQKPGPVVSPEPQIPSLPSPEPAKSASLSSPELPKSVPVVSESQKPVPLPSPEPQKLTPLSPEPVKATLPNPKPQKHSHFPETLGPPSASSPESPVLAASPEPWGPSPTASPESRKPARTVSPEPRKPSPSESPEPWKPFPAASPEPRRPAPAVSPGSWKPGPPGSPRSWKSSPSASSGPWKPAKPAPAVSPGPWKPIPSVSPGPWKPAPSVSPASWKSSSVSPGSWKSPPASPESWKSGPPELRKTTPTLSPEHWKTIPSVSPELRKAGPPLSPELRKPGPPLSPEIRSPAGSPELRKPSGSPELWKLSPDQRKTSPASLDFPESQKSSRGGSPDLWKSSFFIEPQKPIFPETRKPGPSESPKATSDVWKPVLSLDAEPRKPALFSEPTKTAPPASPEPRKRALFPEPRKHALFSELPKTAIFSESQKAVELGDDLQTDAIDDQKCDILVQEDLLATPKKLLEDTLFPSSKKLKKDNQENSDAELSSSEYIKADLDVIDSKGQESSSDQEQVDVESIDFSKENKMDMTSPEQSKNVLQFTEEKEAFISEEEIAKYMKRGKGKYYCKICCCRAMKKGAVLHHLVNKHNVHSPYKCTICGKAFLLESLLKNHVAAHGQSLLKCPRCNFESNFPRGFKKHLTHCQSRHNEEANKKLMEALEQPLEEQQI; encoded by the coding sequence atggaagtatTCCAGGAACTCCGTAAGCCCTCAGCACGTTTGGAGTGTGACCACTGCAGTTTCCGAGGCACAGATTATGAAAATGTGCAAATCCACATGGGCACCATCCATCCAGAATTTTGTGATGAAATGGATGCTGGTGGGTTAGGTAAAATGATATTTTACCAGAAAAGTGCAAAGCTATTCCACTGCCATAAATGCTTCTTCACCAGCAAGATGTACTCTAATGTGTACTATCACATCACATCCAAACACGCAGGCCCAGAGAAGTGGAATGAGAAACCAAAAACTCAGCTAAGCAAAGAAGCAGATCCTAGGAAGAGCCCTCCTCCTCCTGAACACCAGAAAATACCCTCTAATTCAGCAGAACTCCCAAAACCCATACCTGCCCTTTCCATAGAAACACAGAAACTTGGCCCAGTTTTGTCTCCAGAATCCCCAAAAcctgctcctctctcttccctggagCCTCAGAAGCCTGGCCCTGTTGTTTCTCCTGAGCCACAGataccttctcttccttctcctgagCCTGCAAAatctgcctctctttcttctcctgaacTTCCGAAGTCAGTCCCTGTTGTTTCTGAATCTCAGAAACcagtccctcttccttctccagaaCCACAGAAACTTACTCCTTTATCTCCTGAGCCAGTAAAGGCCACTCTTCCTAATCCCAAACCCCAGAAACACTCCCATTTCCCAGAAACATTGGGGCCACCTTCAGCCTCTTCTCCAGAGTCACCAGTTTTAGCTGCTTCCCCTGAACCTTGGGGTCCTTCCCCAACTGCGTCTCCGGAGTCTCGGAAGCCAGCCCGGACTGTCTCCCCTGAGCCAAGGAAGCCATCCCCATCGGAATCTCCTGAACCTTGGAAGCCATTCCCTGCTGCCTCCCCAGAGCCCAGGAGACCAGCCCCAGCTGTGTCACCAGGTTCTTGGAAGCCAGGGCCACCTGGGTCCCCAAGGTCTTGGAAATCTAGTCCTTCAGCATCATCAGGACCTTGGAAGCCAGCTAAACCTGCTCCAGCTGTGTCTCCTGGTCCTTGGAAGCCAATTCCTTCTGTTTCACCTGGACCATGGAAACCAGCTCCCTCTGTGTCCCCCGCATCTTGGAAGTCTTCATCAGTCTCACCTGGTTCCTGGAAGTCTCCCCCCGCATCTCCTGAGTCGTGGAAGTCTGGCCCACCAGAACTCCGAAAGACAACTCCCACCTTGTCACCTGAACATTGGAAGACCATTCCCTCAGTGTCCCCTGAGCTTCGTAAAGCAGGACCTCCCTTATCTCCTGAGCTTCGTAAACCAGGCCCACCATTGTCCCCAGAGATCCGCAGTCCAGCGGGATCTCCAGAGCTCAGAAAACCTTCAGGGTCTCCAGAGCTTTGGAAGCTATCTCCGGATCAGCGGAAAACTTCTCCTGCTTCACTTGATTTTCCTGAGTCCCAGAAAAGTTCCCGTGGTGGTTCCCCTGATCTCTGGAagtcttccttttttattgaGCCTCAGAAGCCTATCTTCCCTGAGACCCGGAAACCTGGACCATCTGAGTCCCCCAAAGCCACCTCTGATGTCTGGAAGCCTGTTCTCTCTCTTGATGCTGAACCTAGAAAACCTGCCCTGTTTTCTGAGCCCACCAAAACAGCCCCTCCTGCTTCTCCTGAACCAAGAAAACGTGCTCTTTTTCCAGAGCCCCGGAAACATGCCCTTTTCTCGGAACTTCCCAAGACTGCTATCTTCTCAGAATCCCAGAAGGCAGTTGAGCTTGGTGATGACCTACAGACAGATGCCATAGATGACCAGAAGTGTGATATTTTGGTTCAGGAAGACCTACTAGCTACACCTAAGAAACTCTTAGAAGACACTTTATTTCCTTCGTCAAAGAAGCTCAAGAAAGACAACCAAGAGAACTCAGATGCTGAGCTTAGTAGCAGTGAGTATATAAAAGCAGATTTAGATGTGATAGACAGCAAGGGCCAAGAATCAAGTAGCGATCAAGAGCAGGTTGATGTGGAATCTATTGATTTTAGTAAAGAGAACAAAATGGACATGACCAGTCCAGAGCAGTCCAAAAACGTATTACaatttactgaagaaaaagagGCTTTTATCTCTGAAGAAGAGATTGCAAAATATATGAAGCGTGGAAAAGGAAAGTATTATTGCAAAATTTGTTGCTGTCGAGCTATGAAAAAAGGTGCTGTTTTGCATCATTTGGTTAATAAGCATAATGTTCACAGCCCTTACAAATGTACAATCTGTGGAAAGGCTTTCCTTTTGGAATCTCTCCTTAAAAATCATGTAGCAGCCCATGGGCAAAGTTTACTTAAATGTCCACGTTGTAATTTTGAATCAAATTTCCCAAGAGGCTTTAAGAAACATTTAACTCATTGTCAAAGCCGGCATAATGAAGAGGCAAATAAAAAGCTAATGGAAGCTCTTGAACAGCCACTGGAGGAGCAGCAAATCTGA